Proteins encoded by one window of Passer domesticus isolate bPasDom1 chromosome 10, bPasDom1.hap1, whole genome shotgun sequence:
- the NXPH2 gene encoding neurexophilin-2, with translation MVPLQPLPLVVVQGVLQLVFCDASRVVQAADVLDWEDKDAAETLVDNVVHSRIINPLRLFVKPSPVLKHGQVSYSDSIENFWDWLSNITEVQESLARTKRRPIVKTGKFKKMFGWGDFHSNIKTVKLNLLITGKIVDHGNGTFSVYFRHNSTGLGNVSVSLVPPSKVVEFEPSPQSTLETKESKSFNCRIEYEKTDRAKKTALCNFDPSKICYQEQTQSHVSWLCSKPFKVICIYIAFYSVDYKLVQKVCPDYNYHSETPYLSSG, from the coding sequence GTGTTCTGTGACGCCAGCCGGGTCGTACAAGCCGCGGACGTGCTGGACTGGGAAGACAAGGATGCTGCAGAGACACTGGTTGACAACGTGGTCCATTCCAGGATCATCAACCCCCTACGCCTCTTTGTCAAACCATCTCCAGTGCTGAAACACGGCCAGGTGTCCTACTCGGACAGCATAGAAAACTTTTGGGATTGGTTGTCCAACATCACGGAGGTTCAGGAATCTCTGGCACGAACTAAACGCAGACCTATAGTAAAAACTGGGAAATTCAAGAAAATGTTTGGGTGGGGTGACTTCCACTCCAACATCAAAACTGTAAAGCTGAACCTCCTGATCACGGGGAAAATCGTCGATCACGGCAACGGAACCTTCAGCGTTTACTTCCGGCACAACTCCACGGGTCTGGGGAATGTTTCTGTCAGCCTGGTGCCACCTTCCAAAGTGGTGGAGTTTGAACCATCCCCACAGTCCACGCTGGAGACCAAGGAGTCCAAGTCCTTCAACTGCCGCATCGAGTACGAGAAAACAGACCGCGCTAAAAAAACTGCCTTGTGCAACTTTGACCCTTCCAAGATCTGCTACCAAGAGCAGACCCAAAGCCATGTCTCCTGGTTGTGCTCCAAACCCTTCAAAGTCATCTGCATTTACATCGCTTTCTACAGCGTAGATTACAAACTGGTGCAGAAGGTCTGTCCCGACTACAACTACCACAGCGAGACGCCGTACCTGTCCTCCGGCTGA